One Alkaliphilus sp. B6464 genomic window carries:
- a CDS encoding MarR family winged helix-turn-helix transcriptional regulator — MKEENLKQIHNGLLEFSDLFHQKISSILNSNISIDYCCNKNQNKALMILGRRGKITPTMLGKSLDMRKGSLTTLLDSLENMNLVFREADEKDRRKTWIYLTEEGKGYVDSQMLQYEKIITQAFDSLGDKDVDNFSNSIKTVISIMKKL, encoded by the coding sequence ATGAAGGAAGAAAATCTTAAACAAATCCATAATGGCTTGCTTGAATTTTCGGACCTTTTTCACCAAAAAATAAGTTCAATATTAAATAGCAATATTTCTATTGATTATTGTTGTAATAAAAACCAAAATAAGGCATTAATGATCTTGGGAAGAAGAGGTAAAATAACTCCTACTATGTTAGGGAAATCTTTAGATATGAGAAAAGGAAGTTTAACTACTTTATTAGATTCATTAGAGAATATGAATCTTGTTTTTCGTGAGGCTGATGAAAAGGATAGAAGAAAAACGTGGATTTATTTAACAGAAGAAGGAAAAGGGTATGTAGATTCTCAAATGCTTCAATATGAAAAAATTATTACTCAAGCCTTTGATTCTTTAGGGGATAAAGATGTAGATAATTTTTCAAACAGTATTAAAACAGTAATAAGTATAATGAAAAAATTGTAA
- a CDS encoding MATE family efflux transporter, with amino-acid sequence MDRSKQLAEEKIGKLLLTFSVPAIVGMLVNALYNIVDRIFVGRGVGSLAIAGITIGFPIMIILMAFSMLVGLGATSLISIRLGQNRKEDAEKIVGNAMTLLVVIMLGLTVVGLVFLEPLLRIFGASADVMPYAKDYLRIILFGAVFQGIGFGMNNIIRAEGNPKVAMLTMLIGAILNTILDPIFIFVFNWGIQGAALATIVSQAASSIWVLSHFLSGRSNLKVYKENLRLKIDVVLSIFSIGFAPFMMQLAASAVTAVLNNQLAVYGGDIAISAMGIVNSISTIILMPIFGINQGSQPIIGFNYGAGQFNRVKQTLRYAITAATALVVLGFFLIRLLPVQLITLFAQGDQALIDIGTNGLKIFFSVLPIIGFQIVSANYFQAIGKPKQAAILSLSRQVLFLIPALLILPRYFELNGVWMASPVSDILSSVVTGIWILLEIKNLGTNRATEKNPTKPLYQE; translated from the coding sequence ATGGATCGTTCGAAACAACTAGCAGAAGAAAAAATTGGAAAGTTATTATTAACCTTTTCCGTTCCAGCCATAGTTGGAATGTTGGTTAATGCCCTATATAATATAGTGGATAGGATTTTCGTTGGGAGAGGAGTTGGCTCATTAGCTATAGCAGGAATTACAATTGGTTTTCCAATAATGATTATACTAATGGCATTTTCGATGCTTGTTGGGCTAGGCGCAACTTCTTTAATTTCTATTAGATTAGGACAAAATAGGAAGGAAGACGCCGAGAAGATTGTAGGAAATGCTATGACATTATTAGTTGTTATTATGTTGGGGTTAACAGTAGTTGGACTGGTTTTTCTTGAGCCCCTTTTAAGGATCTTTGGTGCCAGTGCAGATGTAATGCCTTATGCTAAGGATTACTTAAGAATTATTTTATTCGGTGCAGTTTTCCAAGGTATTGGTTTTGGTATGAATAACATTATTAGGGCGGAAGGAAACCCTAAAGTAGCTATGTTAACTATGTTAATAGGTGCGATACTTAACACAATACTAGACCCAATTTTTATATTTGTATTTAATTGGGGAATACAAGGAGCTGCATTAGCTACTATAGTTTCTCAAGCTGCATCTTCTATTTGGGTGCTTAGTCACTTTCTAAGTGGAAGAAGTAATCTAAAGGTATACAAAGAAAATCTACGTCTAAAGATTGATGTAGTATTAAGTATTTTCTCTATAGGCTTTGCGCCTTTTATGATGCAGTTAGCTGCCAGTGCAGTAACAGCAGTATTAAATAACCAACTTGCTGTATATGGAGGAGATATTGCAATATCTGCAATGGGAATCGTTAACAGTATAAGCACAATAATATTGATGCCTATATTCGGTATTAATCAAGGTTCTCAGCCTATTATAGGATTTAACTACGGTGCTGGCCAGTTTAATAGGGTAAAGCAAACCTTAAGATATGCTATTACAGCAGCTACAGCTTTGGTTGTATTAGGATTTTTCCTAATAAGACTTTTACCTGTACAGTTAATTACGCTATTTGCTCAAGGTGATCAGGCTTTAATAGATATTGGTACCAATGGACTTAAAATATTCTTTTCTGTATTGCCAATTATCGGTTTTCAAATTGTGAGTGCTAACTACTTTCAGGCTATAGGAAAGCCAAAACAAGCAGCAATTTTAAGTTTATCTAGGCAGGTGTTATTCCTTATACCGGCACTTCTAATTTTACCAAGATATTTTGAGTTAAATGGTGTATGGATGGCAAGTCCAGTTTCAGATATATTATCATCTGTAGTAACGGGGATATGGATATTACTTGAAATTAAAAATTTAGGAACAAATAGGGCTACAGAAAAGAACCCTACAAAACCTTTATATCAAGAATAG
- a CDS encoding S-layer homology domain-containing protein — MLRKIMVVIITFTLFLGVITPVGYGAVKSSILTKAEAEKLAREKLDLGKDYKLQYGNLNTRDIQQRQFWNLAFEGDKKNASVVMAADSGEIISFNQWNGNNEEKAVNLLQDEAKKIAVDFIKSLEAERFNETEEVTVKAPTVIPYDIKINYTDNDSYHFMFVRKINGEFFPSNYFRITVSGLNKSISSYEMKWDIGSYESNKQLLNEEEARGFFEKEDRLQLKYVRLNKYNKEDSKNVVLTPVYIYTPKETDKIDAITGKLLTSDQLYNWNYYGYPIYREDSSNANEMMAKEASNGGVEMIPDDGVISKEKVEQIIINILKEHVDIEGIKLNSGSYTNYYAGIKGKFWYVYWNSDEGDKYLNSVLNAENGQVLELSYNKSEGYQPVQEVRDLKTTENIKENVRKSDDTLSIVNEKIQTMFPKTKGALKLEIKSDNVIDKDKAYVSSSRYINNILFDDNYVHMTYNDETEEISSLRYRWYDVDVQKSSSMLTKEKAHKIFYDNVGLEKYLVQLKDLEKLEKEGLEIPTKELLSVYAIKSFGFNYIDGVTGKFLNYSGEEFKKEQSNQTQFTDIKGSPYEKDILLIDKMGILKVTEQTFKPEEALLRKDALKWIVEIGWSNKAYYVDRYYNGSNENKGKDYFKDISKDSPYYKYIETGVEFGIIDEGDYFKPDEKISKIELAKWIINAMKQKELANYSNIFQVPYKDKEVIKTEDIGYAALAKYYNIFGDKNIEAEFSPNKNLNRGEFIHFMYQLIRDYEDMKN, encoded by the coding sequence ATGTTAAGAAAAATAATGGTAGTTATTATTACATTTACATTGTTTCTAGGTGTAATAACACCTGTTGGCTATGGTGCAGTGAAATCTTCGATTCTAACTAAAGCGGAAGCAGAAAAGTTAGCTAGGGAAAAATTAGACTTAGGTAAGGATTACAAGCTTCAATATGGCAATTTAAATACTCGAGATATACAACAAAGACAGTTTTGGAATTTAGCATTTGAAGGAGATAAAAAGAACGCTTCCGTTGTTATGGCTGCTGACTCTGGAGAAATAATTTCTTTTAACCAATGGAATGGTAATAATGAAGAAAAAGCCGTAAACTTACTTCAAGATGAAGCTAAGAAAATTGCTGTAGATTTTATTAAATCCTTGGAAGCAGAAAGGTTTAATGAAACTGAAGAAGTTACTGTTAAGGCTCCTACGGTTATCCCATATGATATAAAGATAAATTATACTGACAATGATAGCTATCACTTCATGTTTGTAAGAAAAATAAATGGAGAGTTTTTTCCAAGTAATTATTTTAGAATTACCGTATCAGGACTAAATAAAAGTATAAGTTCATATGAAATGAAATGGGATATTGGAAGTTATGAAAGCAATAAACAACTTTTAAATGAAGAAGAAGCTAGAGGTTTCTTTGAAAAAGAAGATCGTCTTCAGCTTAAATATGTAAGATTAAATAAATATAATAAAGAAGATAGTAAAAATGTGGTTTTAACTCCGGTATATATTTATACACCAAAAGAAACTGATAAAATAGATGCTATTACCGGAAAGTTATTAACATCGGATCAATTATATAATTGGAATTATTATGGATATCCAATTTACAGAGAAGACTCATCTAATGCAAATGAGATGATGGCTAAAGAGGCATCAAATGGTGGAGTTGAAATGATACCGGATGATGGTGTAATTTCAAAGGAAAAGGTAGAGCAAATAATAATAAATATACTTAAAGAACATGTAGATATAGAAGGAATTAAACTAAATAGCGGTAGTTACACAAATTATTATGCTGGAATTAAAGGCAAGTTCTGGTATGTATATTGGAATTCTGATGAGGGAGATAAATATTTAAATTCAGTGCTAAATGCTGAAAATGGTCAGGTATTAGAACTTTCATATAATAAAAGTGAAGGATATCAGCCTGTACAAGAAGTAAGAGACTTAAAAACAACTGAAAATATTAAAGAAAATGTTAGGAAGAGTGATGATACTCTAAGTATAGTAAATGAAAAAATTCAAACAATGTTTCCAAAAACTAAAGGAGCATTGAAATTAGAAATAAAATCAGATAATGTTATAGACAAAGATAAAGCATATGTATCAAGCTCTAGATATATAAATAACATTCTATTCGATGATAATTATGTGCATATGACATATAACGATGAAACCGAGGAAATAAGCAGTTTGAGATATAGATGGTACGATGTAGATGTACAAAAATCTAGTTCAATGTTAACTAAGGAAAAGGCGCATAAAATATTCTATGACAATGTAGGACTTGAGAAGTATTTAGTACAATTAAAAGACTTAGAGAAACTGGAGAAGGAAGGTTTAGAAATACCTACAAAAGAGTTGTTATCTGTATATGCAATAAAAAGCTTTGGCTTTAATTACATTGATGGGGTAACCGGCAAGTTTCTAAATTATTCAGGAGAAGAATTTAAAAAAGAGCAAAGCAATCAAACTCAGTTTACAGATATAAAAGGATCTCCTTATGAGAAAGACATTTTACTTATAGATAAAATGGGGATATTAAAGGTAACAGAGCAAACTTTTAAGCCAGAGGAAGCTTTACTTCGAAAAGATGCACTTAAATGGATAGTGGAGATAGGTTGGAGTAATAAAGCTTATTATGTAGATAGATATTACAATGGATCCAATGAAAATAAAGGAAAAGATTATTTTAAAGATATTTCAAAGGATAGTCCTTACTATAAGTATATTGAAACTGGAGTAGAGTTTGGTATTATCGATGAGGGCGATTATTTTAAACCAGATGAAAAAATTAGTAAAATTGAATTAGCAAAGTGGATTATAAATGCCATGAAACAAAAAGAATTAGCTAATTACTCTAATATTTTCCAAGTGCCATATAAAGATAAAGAAGTAATAAAAACAGAGGATATCGGTTATGCTGCATTAGCCAAATATTATAATATATTTGGAGATAAAAATATTGAAGCAGAATTTTCGCCTAACAAAAATCTTAATAGAGGTGAATTTATTCACTTTATGTATCAACTAATAAGAGATTATGAAGATATGAAAAACTAG
- the yedE gene encoding YedE family putative selenium transporter: MKQGEAKIIAAGGILGLLAALLVKFGNPVNMGICVACFYRDIAGALGLHGAGNVQYIRPEISGFILGSFIIAKTKGEFRARGGSSPLLRFVLGFFLMIGALVFLGCPLRMILRLANGDLNAITGLVGYVVGIFIGIQFIKRGFSLGRSVSQPESSGYIMPIFAIGLLVLLAIQPAFVLFSESGPGAARAPIAIALAAGLIVGVLLQRTRLCTAGGFRDAILIKDFYFLWGLIGIFVFALIGNLVLNPASFKISFVEQPIAHNDFLWNFLGMVLAGVASSLLGGCPLRQTILAGEGDTDAAITILGLIAGAAFAHNFGLAASPQGVGLNGKIAVLIGFVVIISIGYNVVKYNEKARNDKKGRAVEGGVSHV, encoded by the coding sequence TTGAAACAAGGAGAAGCAAAGATTATAGCAGCAGGAGGTATACTAGGTTTATTAGCAGCACTGTTGGTTAAGTTTGGTAATCCTGTTAACATGGGTATTTGTGTAGCTTGCTTTTATAGGGACATTGCAGGTGCCCTAGGACTTCATGGAGCAGGAAATGTTCAGTACATACGACCGGAAATATCAGGATTTATTTTAGGTTCATTTATTATTGCTAAAACTAAGGGCGAGTTTAGGGCAAGAGGTGGATCATCTCCACTTTTGAGATTTGTATTAGGATTTTTTCTAATGATTGGAGCACTGGTGTTTTTAGGTTGTCCTCTTAGAATGATTTTAAGATTAGCTAATGGAGATTTAAATGCTATTACTGGTTTAGTTGGCTATGTTGTTGGAATTTTTATAGGTATTCAATTTATTAAACGAGGATTTAGTCTAGGAAGAAGTGTAAGCCAGCCAGAGTCAAGTGGATATATTATGCCTATATTTGCAATAGGTCTATTAGTGCTATTAGCTATACAACCAGCCTTTGTTTTATTTAGTGAGAGTGGACCTGGAGCAGCCAGAGCACCTATTGCTATAGCCTTAGCTGCTGGTTTAATAGTGGGAGTACTTCTACAAAGAACAAGACTTTGTACTGCAGGGGGATTCAGAGATGCTATCCTTATTAAAGATTTTTACTTTTTATGGGGATTAATTGGTATTTTTGTATTTGCCCTTATTGGAAATCTAGTTTTAAATCCAGCAAGCTTTAAAATTAGTTTTGTTGAACAGCCAATAGCCCATAATGATTTTCTATGGAACTTCCTAGGTATGGTATTGGCAGGAGTTGCATCTTCATTATTAGGTGGCTGTCCTCTAAGACAAACTATTTTGGCTGGCGAAGGGGATACAGATGCTGCTATTACCATTTTAGGATTAATAGCAGGAGCAGCTTTTGCTCACAATTTTGGATTAGCTGCTAGTCCACAAGGAGTAGGGTTAAATGGTAAAATTGCAGTATTAATTGGTTTCGTAGTTATTATATCTATTGGATACAATGTAGTAAAATATAATGAGAAAGCTAGAAATGATAAAAAAGGTAGAGCAGTAGAAGGAGGGGTAAGTCATGTATAA
- a CDS encoding sulfurtransferase TusA family protein, with translation MYKVVDARGRSCPEPVLMTKEAVSEYDGTPIEVLVDMMVAVENIKRFSKNQGFDVECSEGADGYSLVIKK, from the coding sequence ATGTATAAAGTTGTAGATGCTAGAGGACGATCCTGTCCAGAACCAGTATTGATGACTAAAGAAGCCGTTTCTGAATATGATGGTACACCTATAGAAGTTTTAGTAGATATGATGGTAGCTGTTGAAAACATTAAGCGTTTTAGTAAAAATCAGGGATTCGATGTTGAGTGCTCAGAAGGTGCCGATGGATATTCACTGGTTATTAAAAAATAG
- a CDS encoding DUF3343 domain-containing protein: MVNLKERYCVITFHSTYQALRFEKILKENNCEVRLIPVPRQVSTSCGTAGEIPCNDKEIILRICRENYIDYGEFHCIEKEAKPSWYTKLIKREKC; the protein is encoded by the coding sequence GTGGTTAATTTGAAGGAAAGATATTGTGTTATTACATTTCATTCTACTTATCAGGCGCTACGATTCGAAAAAATTTTAAAAGAAAATAATTGCGAAGTACGGTTGATTCCAGTACCTAGGCAAGTAAGTACTAGCTGTGGTACAGCAGGTGAAATTCCCTGTAATGATAAGGAGATAATTTTAAGGATATGTCGTGAAAATTATATAGACTATGGTGAATTTCACTGTATAGAAAAAGAAGCTAAACCTAGCTGGTATACAAAATTAATTAAAAGAGAAAAATGTTAA
- a CDS encoding chemotaxis protein: MKEEQKILLESGTNELEIVEFKIGENFFGINVAKVKEIIPFSKVTHIPKAHPCVKGIFKPRETIVTVVDLPKYLSIQSEEDESNNLFIISHFNKISVAFQVHKVVGIHRFSWEQMEKPDNTIYGGVEGVATGIVKKDERLIIILDFEKILTDISPNTGIQLSEIKEMGPRQRSNKPIIVAEDSEMLSKILVQALNEAGYSNLMVTNNGREAWDLLERFRVDKSKLLKEHVSCIITDIEMPKMDGHHLTKLVKSDEDLAEIPVIIFSSLISDEMMRKGEGLGADAQVTKPEIRNLVGVIDKLIMK; this comes from the coding sequence ATGAAGGAAGAGCAGAAAATATTGTTAGAAAGTGGAACAAATGAATTAGAAATTGTAGAATTTAAAATAGGTGAAAATTTTTTTGGAATTAATGTTGCGAAGGTAAAGGAAATAATTCCGTTTTCCAAAGTAACTCATATACCAAAAGCTCATCCGTGTGTTAAAGGAATTTTTAAGCCGAGAGAAACAATAGTGACTGTTGTAGACCTCCCTAAGTACTTAAGTATTCAGTCTGAAGAAGATGAGTCAAATAACTTATTTATAATATCTCATTTTAATAAGATTTCAGTAGCTTTTCAGGTTCATAAGGTAGTAGGTATTCATAGATTTTCTTGGGAGCAGATGGAGAAACCAGATAATACAATTTATGGTGGTGTAGAGGGAGTAGCTACTGGAATTGTTAAAAAGGATGAAAGGTTAATTATTATACTTGACTTTGAAAAAATCTTGACAGATATTAGTCCTAATACAGGGATTCAACTTTCAGAAATAAAGGAGATGGGCCCTAGACAAAGAAGTAATAAGCCGATAATTGTAGCAGAAGACTCTGAAATGCTTTCAAAAATATTAGTTCAAGCTTTAAATGAAGCAGGTTATAGCAATCTTATGGTCACTAATAATGGTAGAGAAGCATGGGACTTACTCGAGAGATTTAGAGTAGATAAGTCGAAATTATTAAAAGAGCATGTATCCTGTATTATTACAGATATAGAAATGCCTAAAATGGATGGACATCATTTAACAAAGCTTGTTAAGAGTGATGAAGACTTGGCTGAAATACCAGTAATAATATTTTCTTCCCTAATTTCTGATGAAATGATGAGAAAAGGTGAGGGCTTAGGAGCAGATGCTCAAGTTACTAAACCAGAGATTAGGAATTTGGTGGGAGTTATAGATAAATTGATAATGAAATAG
- a CDS encoding putative manganese-dependent inorganic diphosphatase: MSILVFGHKSPDTDSVASAIALSYLKNQLGSNTIPCVLGNISKESQYVLDYFQLPTPRYISDVKIQVKDLQYDFAKGISPKKSILSTYNLMEDNSLETVGVVDEDNKLLGIISMKNIAMGLIHGDFYHLETSLENLVHDLKGKVLSGNKEFFNGHVSIVAYYYKTIEGLLGENDIVIVGDRYDIIECAIMSKVQLIIITGGNDIPQKYIDLAEINNITMILVPKDTYYISKVINMCNYTSRIMRTQNVIKFNEMEYIDEVKDELSHSHFRNYPVIDNESKFLGFINRNHIMNPTRKKVILVDHNEYSQSAEGLDEADILEIIDHHKIGDISTSMPINFRNNPVGSTCTIVFWMYREHNIEIPFEIAGALLSGILSDTLLFKSPTTTDIDKKAVEELNRIVKLNIDDFAMDMFKFGTSLEGQSIEEVFYKDFKEFQLETFKTGISQVFTLDIDDVFNRKDLFINYIKKVHKRMNYDITLLLVTDILKEGSYILYQCKHNSVIPSAFEVIDEQGVFAKEVVSRKKQVIPKLLNAIQLIK, from the coding sequence ATGTCTATTTTAGTTTTTGGGCACAAAAGTCCTGATACTGACTCTGTGGCTTCGGCTATTGCCCTTTCTTATTTAAAAAATCAACTTGGCTCTAATACAATACCTTGTGTTCTCGGAAATATAAGTAAGGAAAGTCAATATGTTTTAGACTATTTTCAACTGCCGACACCTAGGTATATCTCCGATGTTAAAATACAAGTAAAGGATTTACAATATGATTTTGCTAAAGGGATATCGCCTAAAAAGTCTATACTTTCTACATATAATCTAATGGAAGATAATTCATTAGAAACTGTAGGGGTAGTAGACGAGGATAATAAACTTCTTGGAATTATAAGCATGAAAAATATTGCTATGGGACTTATCCATGGAGATTTTTATCATTTAGAAACTTCTTTAGAAAATCTCGTTCACGATCTAAAAGGTAAAGTTTTATCTGGTAATAAAGAGTTTTTTAATGGTCATGTATCGATAGTAGCATATTATTATAAAACCATAGAGGGCCTCTTAGGTGAAAACGATATTGTTATTGTTGGTGATAGATATGATATTATAGAATGTGCTATTATGTCGAAAGTTCAGTTAATCATTATTACTGGTGGTAATGATATACCGCAGAAATACATAGATTTAGCTGAAATCAACAATATTACAATGATTTTAGTACCAAAAGATACCTATTATATTTCTAAAGTTATAAATATGTGTAATTATACTAGCCGAATTATGAGAACACAAAATGTAATTAAGTTTAATGAAATGGAATATATAGATGAAGTAAAGGACGAACTTAGCCATAGTCATTTTAGAAATTATCCTGTTATTGATAATGAGAGTAAGTTTTTAGGATTTATTAATAGAAACCATATTATGAATCCTACAAGAAAAAAAGTAATATTAGTGGATCATAACGAATATAGCCAAAGTGCTGAAGGTCTTGATGAAGCAGACATATTGGAAATAATTGATCACCATAAAATTGGAGATATTTCCACATCGATGCCAATTAACTTTAGAAATAATCCTGTAGGAAGCACATGTACAATAGTATTTTGGATGTACAGAGAGCATAATATTGAAATTCCGTTTGAGATTGCGGGAGCATTGTTATCGGGGATTCTATCAGATACTTTACTGTTTAAATCTCCTACAACAACAGATATCGATAAAAAAGCTGTAGAAGAACTAAATAGGATTGTAAAGCTGAATATTGATGACTTCGCAATGGATATGTTTAAATTCGGTACATCTCTAGAAGGTCAAAGTATAGAAGAAGTCTTCTATAAGGACTTTAAAGAGTTTCAATTAGAAACATTTAAAACTGGAATTAGTCAAGTGTTTACACTAGATATTGATGATGTCTTCAATAGAAAAGATCTTTTTATTAATTATATTAAAAAGGTACACAAGAGGATGAATTATGACATTACATTATTATTAGTTACAGACATTTTAAAAGAAGGTTCGTATATTTTGTATCAATGTAAACATAATAGCGTGATACCATCTGCATTTGAAGTTATAGATGAACAAGGTGTATTTGCTAAGGAAGTTGTATCAAGAAAAAAACAAGTAATACCTAAGTTACTAAATGCTATACAGTTAATCAAATAA
- a CDS encoding hydrolase, with the protein MEKFVPEIKLKLRDRIVDVPRVISKAGGIRILGKRIKSILFSTDVAIIKNTNADAIIAVYPFTPQLSITQAILEVATVPVFCGVGGGLTTGQRSIGIALQAELMGAYGVVVNGPMEKEVIAEMNEKIDIPIISTIVSEYDDYLGKLEAGARIFNVSGGANTANIVEQIRKKFPDVPIIATGGPTEESIEKTIAAGANAITYTPPSTADLFTEVMQRYRDNVKK; encoded by the coding sequence ATGGAAAAATTTGTTCCAGAAATAAAGTTGAAGCTTAGAGATAGAATAGTAGATGTGCCTCGAGTAATTTCGAAGGCAGGTGGAATAAGGATATTAGGAAAGCGGATAAAATCTATTTTATTTTCTACAGATGTTGCTATTATAAAAAATACTAATGCCGATGCAATTATTGCAGTCTATCCTTTTACTCCTCAACTATCTATTACACAGGCTATATTAGAAGTTGCTACTGTCCCAGTGTTTTGTGGTGTTGGTGGCGGATTAACAACAGGCCAAAGATCAATAGGCATAGCACTACAAGCTGAACTTATGGGGGCCTATGGGGTGGTTGTGAATGGACCTATGGAAAAAGAAGTAATTGCAGAAATGAATGAAAAAATTGATATTCCAATTATATCTACAATTGTCTCAGAATATGATGATTATCTAGGGAAATTAGAGGCTGGTGCAAGAATTTTTAATGTTTCTGGAGGCGCTAATACGGCAAATATTGTAGAACAAATCAGAAAAAAGTTTCCTGACGTACCTATTATAGCTACTGGAGGACCAACAGAAGAAAGTATAGAAAAGACAATAGCAGCAGGAGCTAATGCAATAACATATACTCCGCCATCTACTGCGGATCTCTTTACTGAAGTAATGCAAAGATATAGAGATAATGTAAAAAAATAA